In Chitinophaga oryzae, the sequence TATCTTCCTGATGGCTTCAGAAGAAAGGTGCAACTGCTCCGGGGAGGGGGAAAACTGCAACAGCTCCGGCTGAATATCGTCCAGCGGATCGGTGGCGTTGCGTGCATTTTTTTTCAGATAGTTATAGGCGGCATTCCGGGTAGCGGTATAGAGATATACGCTTACTTTTTCCACTGCCGGCAAGGTGTGCCTGTTTTTCCAGGTCCAGAGCATCACATCGTTTACCACTTCTTCCGCCGGTTCCCTTGCGCCCAGCAAGGTGCAGGCGAAGTGAAAAAGCCGGCTGGCATAGTGATGATAGAAATTTGCAAAGACAGACTGATCGCCTCCGGCCCGCATCTCTTCCCATAACTCTTTCCCATAGTCATCCGGGAAATCACGATTTGATTTTGGCATCTGGAACTCCATTTCACAAAGCCAAAATAGGGATTTTAGTTAACAGACCCGGTTTTTTTGGGCAGAACGAAGGAAAAAGGGCAGGACTAAAACAGCAGCGGCGCCGTTTGAAGGCGCCGCTGTTGCTAATATCCCTCGTTGTTGGGAGCGAGGTTCGGGTTTTTCTGTATTTCAATGGCGGGTATCGGGTACCGTATGTGGAAATCCTGGATGTTGTTGGCGATATAGGCGTCTTCTGTGGCGGCAGCTGTTTTCACGGCTGCTACCAGTTTACCCCAGCGGATCAGGTCCAGCCGGCGTTGTCCTTCTCCATACAGTTCTACCGCACGTTCCCTGAACAGGTAATCCCGCATGGCCTGCTGTCCCAGGGGAGCGGTAAATACGCCGGCGGCGCCGAATGCCCGCTTGCGTACTTCATTCACAGCCCACAGCGCTTTGTCTGCATCGCCGTTTTCATTGGCGGCTTCGGCCAGCATCAACAGCACGTCAGCATAGCGGAACACGTACATGTCCAGGCCGCCGTCGTTGTCCTGCTGGGTGTTGAGCCGCCAGAATTTAGGACCGCTCCATACCTTGATCTGCTCCACGGGATCTACCTGGAAAGGCTGGTTGTTGTAACTGGTCGCGATGATGGAGGCGCGGCGTTTGTCGTCTTCCTCAATGGTGTTCACAAAAGTGGTGTACGGAATATAGGTGCCATACCAGGAGCGGCTGGCAAAAGGGCTTACGCCTACCTGTTTCTGCGGCTGGTACCAGGCGGAGTGGTCATGACCGTTCAGCACCGGCTCAAAGTCTACCTCAAAAATAATTTCGGGGCCAAACTCGCTGGTCTCGAGAAAGATATCGGCGTAGCTGGCCTGCAGCACATAAGTCTTGCTGTCCACGATGGCCTGCGCTTTTTTCTGTGCGAGGTCCCATTTCTGCTGCCAGAGATAAATTTTGGTGAGCAGCGTCTGTGCGGCGCCTTTGGTGGCGCGGCCTGCATCGGCGCCGGAATATTTGGCGGGCAGTTTACTCTCGGCGTCTGTCAGCGCGTCTACCAGCTTCTCCCGGATATCGGCAGCGGATACACGCGGCAGGCTTTGCGTGTATTCGATGGTGTAATTGGTTTCGTCATAATACACTACATCGCCAAAGAGACCGGTGAGATAATAGTAATACAGGGAACGCAGGAATTTGGTTTCTCCGATCACCCGGTCTTTGATGTTTTTGCTGACACCGGCGGACTTGCTCACTTTGTCGATCACCAGGTTGGCATTGCTGATGCCGCGGTACATAGTGGTCCAGATGGCGGAAGTATACCCGGGATTAAAAGATGTCAGCTGGTAGGTAGGCACAGGGTCGTTGGCCCAGATACGGCCCCGGATAACGTCGGTACCTTCATCCAGCGCGCGCCATAAGCTGCTCTTGAAGCCACCGGAAGTGCCCAGCCAGGAATAAACGCCATTGACGCCGAGCACGGCTTCTGCATCGTTGGAATAAAAGGTGTTGGTACCAATCGCGCTCTTCGGATTTTCTATCAGCTGCTTCCCACAGGAAGAAGCCAGCAATACACAGGCGCTAAAGAGGATATATATCTTTTTCATGTTTTTGTGCTGATTTCGGAGAGATTAAAGATCTATTTTGATGCCTGCCACATAGGTCCTGCTCTGTGGGTAGTTGGTCGCGTCAAACCCGCGTACGGTGGAACTTCTGCCATAAGCATTGGTTTCCGGGTCGAAGTACGGATAGGAAGTGATCAGGAACAGGTTGGAACCGGAAAGGTATACGTTGATGTTCTGGAACCAGCTGGCATGCAGCGCTTTGGCAGGAATGTTATATCCCAGCGTGAGCGATTTCAGACGGAGGAAAGAGCCGTCATATACCCAGCGGGTATTGGGAATATAATCTCTTGAAAAGGCCGGTATATCTGACGTCGGGTTCTGCGGGGACCAGCGGTTGACCAGCGTTTTGTACTGGTTGGACAGCAGATCGCCGGAGTTATAAAATGCGTCGGCGATGTTCATGATCTGGTTGCCTTCTGAATAGGAGATGTAGAAATTGAGTGTAAACCGTTTATAGGTAAGGTTGTTGGCCATACCGCCAAAGAAGCGGGGATTGGCGTCGCCGATCACATGATAGTCGTCAACACTCAGTTTACCATCGCCGTTGCGGTCTGCGTACAGCGCTTCTCCCAGCCTCGGGGTGGCATTGGGAGAAACGGCGCCGGGTATTTTATCCAGCGTTTTACGGGTGCCGTAATAGTCCGCTCCCCAGAAGGTGCCCACAGGATCGTTGAGGGTAAGGCGGCTTACGTTGCCGGCATAAGAAACGTTCTGTGTGAGAATATAATCCACGCCGCCCAGGTCTACCACTTTGTTTTTGTTGTGGGCGATGTTAAAAGAAGTATTCCATTTAAAATTTTTCCGGTCGATGTTAACGGTGTTGACCATCAGTTCCACGCCGCTGTTGCGGATAGCGCCGATATTGGTGCGGATGCTGGAGTAGCCGGTTTGTTCGGGCAGCTGTTTGTTATTCAGCAGGTCGTTGGTACGTTTGGTATAGAAGTCGGCTTCGATGGTGAGGCGGTTGTTGAAGAAACCGGCTTCAATGCCGAGATCGTACTGACCGGTCGTTTCCCAGCGGAGATCGGCGTTGCCGTAGTTGCCCTGTACATAGCCGAGGGTATTGATATTGTTGCCGAGTATGTACCGGGAGCCGCTGAGGGTGGGAAGGGAGCCATAGGGCGCAATCGCCTGGCTGCCTACTTTACCATAGGAGGCACGCAGTTTCAGGTTGGAGAAGACATGCAGGTTTTTGATGAATGGTTCTTCTATAGCGCGCCATGCCACTGCCACAGCGGGGAAGAAAGCGTATTTGTTGTTCGTGGCAAAGCGGGAAGAGCCATCCACCCTGCCGGTGAGTGTAAGCAGGTAGCGGTCTTTGTAGCCATAGTTGACACGGCCGAGATAGGAAACAATGGCAAACTGGGAATAAGAGGAATTGATAATAAAGGTACTCTGATCGGTACCATTGAGGTTGTTGTATTCCATGCCGTCTGTCGGGTATTTGGAGCCCTGTGCCCGTACGTATTCTGTGTTGGCGCTCTGGAAAGTCATACCGGCCACGGCGTCCACGCGGTGGTGTTTGCGGAACGTCTGGTTATAGGACACCGTGTTTTCCAGCAGGTACATCATGTCCTGTGTAGTGGCTACGCTGGCTACGCCGCCGCCGTTCCCGTTTTTGGCCACAGGCAGCTGACCGGAGGAGTAGGAGTTGTTTTTGGTAAAGTTCAGTTCTGTGCCGAAAGAAGTTTTAAAGGTCAGGCTTTTGATGGGTTTATAGTTGATGGTCACATTGCCCAGCAGGTTGTTCCTGCGGACAGGGTTGCTGATATAGGTGGCCTGTGCGAGCGGATGGTTGAGGTTACCGGAGCTGTATTCCCTTTTCAGCGCGAAGGTGCCGTCTTCTTTATACACCGGCATGGTAGGCGCCACGCCCAGTGCGGAAGAATAGTAATCGAGGCCGCCGAGGGAAACAGGGTTGTTTTTGGTGAGGCCGCTGCCGGCGTTCAGGGTGGTGCTTACCTGTACTTTGGAAGATATGTTACGGGAATAATTCAGGCGGAACTGGTAACGTTTGAAACCGGAGTTGAGGATGATACCTTCCTGGTCGGCATAGTTGCCGGAGATCATGTAGCTGGATTTAGCGTCGCCGCCGGAGGCCTGTGCGGTGATGCTGTTCTGCCTTGCCGCACGGGTAATTTCTTTCTGCCAGTTGGTATTGGGTACGTTGTTCACATCGGGATAAAAGGGCGCTTTGCCTTGCGATGCCAGCTGATCGTTGACCATCTGCGCATATTCCGGCCCGCTCATCATGTCGATGAACTTCGGCAGCTCCTGGTAACCGGAGTTAACGTTAACGGATACACGGTCTTTCCCTGTCTTCCCTTTTTTGGTGGTGATGAGGATAACGCCGTTAGAGCCACGGGCGCCGTAGATGGCGGTGGAGGAGGCGTCTTTCAGGACGTCGATGGAGGCGATATCTTCGGGGTTGAGCAGGTTCAGGTTAAATTCGTCGCCGGCGGCAATGATGCCGTCTACCACGTACAGCGGCTCATTGGAGGCGCTGAGGGAGTTACCCCCACGGATGCGGATACTGGTACCGTCGCCGGGCTGCCCGCTGATGGAAGTGACCTGCATGCCAGGCGCTTTGCCTTGCAGCATCTGGTCCAGCGTGAGGATGGGCACATTTTCAAAGGTCTCGCCTTTGATAGTGGCTACGGAGCCGGTAAGATCTTTTTTGGCTACCTGGCCATAACCTACCACGATCACTTCATCCAGCCCGGTAGGTTTTTCTTTCAGTACGATGATGAAGCCATCCTGGCCGCTGTAGGGGACCTCCTGGGTGACATAACCTACGTAGGACACCACCAGTACGGCGCGATTGTCCGCTTCCTTAAATACAAATTCGCCGTTGCTGTTGGTAGTGGTGACGGCAGTGCTGCCTTTGATGCGGACGATGGCGCCGGGAAGGCCATTCCCTTTTTCGTCGGTGACCTTCCCTTTTACCTGCAGGAGTGTCAGCGGATTAAAGGGGGCGGGTTGTTTGGCGGTCACCACGATCACATTGTCTACGATGCTGTAGGTGAGGGGCTGGTCTCTGAAACAGGCGTCGAGCACCTGTTGCAGCGAGGCCTCTTTCACCTGTATGCTGACAGGCTTCGTGTGATGGAGGCTGGTATTTTCGAACCAGAAGAGATAGCGGCTCTGTTGCTCGATTTTTTTGAAGACACGCTCCAGTGGCACATGCTGCTCAGACAACGTGAGTTGCTGTGCATAGCCGGCAGCGCTTAACTGCAGGCAGGCGACAAGGAGTAAAAATACCGTCAGTTTCATGATCATCAGGATTTTGAAATGCTTCTTCCATTGTCCTTTTGGAGGAACATAAAGCGTAGAAAATTTCATACTTTTGAAAAGTTTGAGTGAAGTGTTTAATCGTCTGTTGCAGATGGATAACATGCGCTCAAAAGGGCAGTTTTGAGAAAACAGCTCCCACCGGTAGTGTTCCCAGCACTACCGGATTTTTTTTGAACAGCATGTGTTATTGGTATGGTAATCTTATTTCATATCAGGCTGGTTAAGGTGTTACAATGATCTTTCGTCCGTCTATGGTAAAATGAATGTTGCTTAGTTCCAATATCTTCAGCACTTTGGACACATTGGCGTTGCGGGGTATTTTGCCGGTGAACCGCCGTTGTGGTATCTCTCCCTGGTATATGATGTCCACATCATACCAGCGGGATATCTGCCTCATGATGCTGTGGATATCGGCATCGGTGAAAACGGTCATCCCGTTTTTCCATGCTACTGCTGCTTCGGTGTCCGCTGCCCGCACCTGTATATTGCTACCGGCAACCGCCTGCTGTCCGGGTTGCAGCACTTTGCTGACGTTGCCTTTGGTGACGCGTACGGCGCCTGCCAGCAGGGTGGTGTGACTGTTTTGTTCGTCGGCGTAGGCCATCACGTTGAATTGGGTGCCCAGCACGTCGATGGACAGGTCGTTGACTTTGACGGTAAATGGTTGCGCGCTGGTAGTGGCGGCGACTTCAAAACAGGCTTCCCCGATGAGTGCTACTGTACGGTCGCTGGCGCCGAAAGCGGCAGGGAATGTCAGCGAAGTTGCTGCGTTCAGCCATACTTTGCTGCCATCGGGCAGGTTCACCTGGTACTGGCCGCCTTTGGGCGTCCGGATGGTGTTATAGCCGGTGTCTGCAGGCCGGTTGTTACCGGTAACAGTATAGATAAGTTGACCGTTGGCGGTTTTCCGGATGCTGACGCCTCCCTGGCTGGCGACGGTGCCGTTGGCAGCGTCATCGAGCACAATGCGGGCACCATTGGCCAGCGTCAGGGTGGCTTTGTTGCCACCGGCGGGAATGTCCTGTACTTTGTTGCGATGCGCGGTGGGAACGGGCAACGCTGCTGGTTTTGTCAGCGTGTAAGCGCCCCATAACAGCAACGCCAATACGGCGGCCGCGGCCGGTATCCGGTACCAGGAGCGGTTACTTTGGCGTGGCAGCAGTGCGGGGGTATTGCCCATTTGCTGTTGCAGCAGCTGCCATTGCTGTTGCGCCTCCTGTTGCTGCGAGGCGGTGGCGAGGGCTACGACCAGCGGCTTGAGCGCTACGGCTTCTCTGGCCAGCACCGGGTCCTGACGAAGACGCTCTTCCCAATACCGCACGTCAGCGGCATTGCGCTGCAGGCAGTAGTTGATGAATCGCTCGTCGTGAACGAGGTAGGAGAAGTCATTTTCAGACATATGTCATCCGCTGTTTAATCAATAGAGCAGGAAAAAATTCATTTTCACTACTCAGTGGGAAAATAAAATGTGAAAGAAGAAAAGCAGGTAGATCAGCACCGTGATCAGCTCCTTGTTGATACTGGCTTTTAGCTTGTCCAGCGTTTTGTAGATG encodes:
- a CDS encoding FecR family protein; amino-acid sequence: MSENDFSYLVHDERFINYCLQRNAADVRYWEERLRQDPVLAREAVALKPLVVALATASQQQEAQQQWQLLQQQMGNTPALLPRQSNRSWYRIPAAAAVLALLLWGAYTLTKPAALPVPTAHRNKVQDIPAGGNKATLTLANGARIVLDDAANGTVASQGGVSIRKTANGQLIYTVTGNNRPADTGYNTIRTPKGGQYQVNLPDGSKVWLNAATSLTFPAAFGASDRTVALIGEACFEVAATTSAQPFTVKVNDLSIDVLGTQFNVMAYADEQNSHTTLLAGAVRVTKGNVSKVLQPGQQAVAGSNIQVRAADTEAAVAWKNGMTVFTDADIHSIMRQISRWYDVDIIYQGEIPQRRFTGKIPRNANVSKVLKILELSNIHFTIDGRKIIVTP
- a CDS encoding RagB/SusD family nutrient uptake outer membrane protein, producing MKKIYILFSACVLLASSCGKQLIENPKSAIGTNTFYSNDAEAVLGVNGVYSWLGTSGGFKSSLWRALDEGTDVIRGRIWANDPVPTYQLTSFNPGYTSAIWTTMYRGISNANLVIDKVSKSAGVSKNIKDRVIGETKFLRSLYYYYLTGLFGDVVYYDETNYTIEYTQSLPRVSAADIREKLVDALTDAESKLPAKYSGADAGRATKGAAQTLLTKIYLWQQKWDLAQKKAQAIVDSKTYVLQASYADIFLETSEFGPEIIFEVDFEPVLNGHDHSAWYQPQKQVGVSPFASRSWYGTYIPYTTFVNTIEEDDKRRASIIATSYNNQPFQVDPVEQIKVWSGPKFWRLNTQQDNDGGLDMYVFRYADVLLMLAEAANENGDADKALWAVNEVRKRAFGAAGVFTAPLGQQAMRDYLFRERAVELYGEGQRRLDLIRWGKLVAAVKTAAATEDAYIANNIQDFHIRYPIPAIEIQKNPNLAPNNEGY
- a CDS encoding TonB-dependent receptor, which codes for MKFSTLYVPPKGQWKKHFKILMIMKLTVFLLLVACLQLSAAGYAQQLTLSEQHVPLERVFKKIEQQSRYLFWFENTSLHHTKPVSIQVKEASLQQVLDACFRDQPLTYSIVDNVIVVTAKQPAPFNPLTLLQVKGKVTDEKGNGLPGAIVRIKGSTAVTTTNSNGEFVFKEADNRAVLVVSYVGYVTQEVPYSGQDGFIIVLKEKPTGLDEVIVVGYGQVAKKDLTGSVATIKGETFENVPILTLDQMLQGKAPGMQVTSISGQPGDGTSIRIRGGNSLSASNEPLYVVDGIIAAGDEFNLNLLNPEDIASIDVLKDASSTAIYGARGSNGVILITTKKGKTGKDRVSVNVNSGYQELPKFIDMMSGPEYAQMVNDQLASQGKAPFYPDVNNVPNTNWQKEITRAARQNSITAQASGGDAKSSYMISGNYADQEGIILNSGFKRYQFRLNYSRNISSKVQVSTTLNAGSGLTKNNPVSLGGLDYYSSALGVAPTMPVYKEDGTFALKREYSSGNLNHPLAQATYISNPVRRNNLLGNVTINYKPIKSLTFKTSFGTELNFTKNNSYSSGQLPVAKNGNGGGVASVATTQDMMYLLENTVSYNQTFRKHHRVDAVAGMTFQSANTEYVRAQGSKYPTDGMEYNNLNGTDQSTFIINSSYSQFAIVSYLGRVNYGYKDRYLLTLTGRVDGSSRFATNNKYAFFPAVAVAWRAIEEPFIKNLHVFSNLKLRASYGKVGSQAIAPYGSLPTLSGSRYILGNNINTLGYVQGNYGNADLRWETTGQYDLGIEAGFFNNRLTIEADFYTKRTNDLLNNKQLPEQTGYSSIRTNIGAIRNSGVELMVNTVNIDRKNFKWNTSFNIAHNKNKVVDLGGVDYILTQNVSYAGNVSRLTLNDPVGTFWGADYYGTRKTLDKIPGAVSPNATPRLGEALYADRNGDGKLSVDDYHVIGDANPRFFGGMANNLTYKRFTLNFYISYSEGNQIMNIADAFYNSGDLLSNQYKTLVNRWSPQNPTSDIPAFSRDYIPNTRWVYDGSFLRLKSLTLGYNIPAKALHASWFQNINVYLSGSNLFLITSYPYFDPETNAYGRSSTVRGFDATNYPQSRTYVAGIKIDL
- a CDS encoding RNA polymerase sigma-70 factor codes for the protein MPKSNRDFPDDYGKELWEEMRAGGDQSVFANFYHHYASRLFHFACTLLGAREPAEEVVNDVMLWTWKNRHTLPAVEKVSVYLYTATRNAAYNYLKKNARNATDPLDDIQPELLQFSPSPEQLHLSSEAIRKIEQAVSALPGRCRLVFKLIREDGLKYREVADVLDISVKTVEAQMAIAIKKLHEQLQDKNN